A genomic segment from Lignipirellula cremea encodes:
- a CDS encoding alpha/beta hydrolase family protein, giving the protein MKLLRTWVLGLCLAATLGGSLAPSIAAEPDTSRGDKQLASYFRLETDRLADNSLADVKTREQWEAVRGERHRQLLEMLGLDPLPERSDLKATVTGLLETDEIVVEKIHYQSRPGLYVTGNLYRPKQVDKRLPAILYVCGHGRVKINGVSYGNKVTYHHHGAWFARNGYVCLTIDTLQMGEVEGWHHGTFYGDRMWWMSRGYTPAGVEAWNCIRALDYLQSRDDVDPERLGVTGRSGGGAYSWWIAALDERIKCAVPVAGITDLQNYVVDGCVEGHCDCMFMVNTYQWDYPMLAAMVAPRPLLISNTDTDRIFPLDGVVRTFFETRKIYSLYGASKQLALNITAGPHLDTQELRIHAFRWFNHHLRNDDALIGDPAAKYFTPEQLKVFDTLPDDSLNDRIDETFVPLAQAPLPQDVKAWEEQRDAWRTALKERVFRGWPQTAGPLGLQEAFSVVKENVAFSGYDFTSQEGVNLRLYLAHRADLKKPDLVVLNTLDEPQWQEFLAMYGGPFAQQLAGETLPGADAAAFNPTQKMFTAFPWAMAYVAPRGVGPTAFDVDPKKQTHIRRRFYLLGQTLDGMQTYDTVRAAAALREVPSLHDTPLWMQGEGPMAGVALYASLFTPDVKRLDLHQLATSHQTGPCYLNVLRFLDIPQAVALAADQTQVVIYGDPADWEFPAAVAAQLEWDKKRLQVRKPVGGK; this is encoded by the coding sequence ATGAAACTGCTTCGCACCTGGGTTCTGGGCCTCTGTCTGGCGGCGACGCTCGGCGGAAGCCTGGCCCCGTCGATTGCTGCGGAACCTGATACCTCACGCGGCGACAAGCAGCTGGCCAGTTACTTCAGACTGGAGACGGATCGCCTGGCGGATAACAGTCTGGCCGACGTGAAAACGCGGGAACAATGGGAAGCGGTCCGCGGCGAACGGCATCGCCAACTGCTGGAAATGCTGGGGCTCGACCCGCTGCCCGAACGGTCCGATCTGAAAGCGACCGTCACCGGCCTGCTGGAGACCGATGAGATCGTCGTCGAGAAAATCCACTATCAATCCCGGCCCGGCCTGTATGTGACAGGGAACCTGTACCGGCCTAAACAGGTCGATAAACGTTTGCCGGCGATCCTGTACGTCTGTGGCCACGGACGCGTCAAAATCAACGGGGTCAGCTACGGCAACAAAGTCACCTACCATCACCACGGCGCCTGGTTCGCCCGGAACGGCTATGTCTGCCTGACGATTGATACCCTGCAGATGGGCGAAGTCGAAGGCTGGCACCACGGCACATTCTATGGCGACCGCATGTGGTGGATGTCCCGCGGCTATACGCCTGCCGGCGTGGAAGCCTGGAACTGCATCAGGGCGCTCGATTACCTGCAGTCGCGCGACGACGTCGATCCCGAACGACTGGGCGTCACCGGTCGCAGCGGCGGCGGAGCCTACAGCTGGTGGATCGCCGCCCTGGACGAGCGGATCAAGTGCGCCGTGCCGGTCGCCGGCATTACCGACCTGCAGAACTATGTTGTCGACGGCTGCGTGGAAGGCCACTGTGACTGCATGTTCATGGTCAACACTTACCAGTGGGATTACCCGATGCTGGCGGCAATGGTCGCCCCGCGTCCGTTACTGATCAGCAACACCGACACCGACCGGATCTTTCCGCTCGACGGCGTGGTCCGCACTTTTTTTGAAACTCGCAAAATCTACAGCCTGTATGGAGCCTCGAAGCAACTTGCGCTGAACATTACGGCCGGGCCGCACCTGGATACGCAGGAATTGCGGATCCACGCTTTCCGCTGGTTCAACCATCACCTGCGGAACGACGACGCGCTAATCGGCGATCCGGCCGCCAAATACTTCACGCCGGAGCAACTGAAGGTCTTCGACACGCTGCCGGACGATTCGCTCAACGACCGGATCGATGAAACCTTCGTCCCGCTCGCCCAGGCGCCCCTGCCCCAGGACGTGAAAGCCTGGGAGGAACAGCGCGACGCCTGGCGGACCGCCTTAAAGGAACGCGTCTTCCGCGGCTGGCCCCAGACCGCGGGCCCGCTCGGCCTCCAGGAAGCCTTTTCGGTCGTGAAAGAGAACGTCGCCTTTTCCGGGTACGATTTCACCAGCCAGGAAGGCGTCAACCTGCGGTTGTACCTGGCCCACCGGGCCGATCTGAAGAAGCCGGATCTGGTCGTACTCAACACGCTCGATGAGCCGCAATGGCAAGAATTCCTGGCAATGTACGGCGGTCCCTTCGCCCAGCAGTTGGCTGGCGAAACCTTGCCGGGCGCCGATGCGGCGGCCTTTAACCCGACGCAGAAAATGTTCACCGCGTTCCCCTGGGCGATGGCCTACGTGGCGCCCCGCGGCGTGGGACCCACGGCGTTTGATGTAGACCCCAAAAAACAGACACACATCCGCCGGCGGTTTTATCTGCTGGGACAAACGCTCGACGGCATGCAAACGTACGACACCGTCAGGGCGGCCGCGGCCCTGCGCGAGGTTCCGTCCCTGCACGACACACCGCTCTGGATGCAAGGGGAAGGCCCCATGGCCGGCGTGGCGCTGTACGCCTCGCTGTTTACGCCGGATGTCAAGCGACTGGACCTGCATCAACTGGCGACTTCGCACCAGACCGGTCCTTGCTACCTGAACGTGCTTCGTTTCCTGGATATCCCCCAGGCCGTCGCGCTGGCGGCCGATCAAACGCAAGTGGTGATCTATGGCGATCCGGCCGACTGGGAGTTCCCGGCGGCGGTCGCCGCGCAGTTAGAATGGGATAAAAAGCGGCTGCAGGTGCGAAAGCCGGTCGGCGGAAAGTAA
- the scpB gene encoding SMC-Scp complex subunit ScpB, with amino-acid sequence MPLRPVPTPVRLGSRSLRYQSKLAKSGWQGPPRRRVSASSGRGESAANDDEKKLRRLEAVLFLAREPLNSRKLSQYATLADGTEARTLVRLLNRKYDQAGRAFKVAELGGGFQLLTRSIFSKWLQRLPHVPTALRLSSPTMETLAVVAYRQPVLRVDIEAIRGVSCGELLRQLMERDLVKIGGRSEELGRPYLYATTGRFLRMFGLRSLNDLPRADWVRNAVPPAAEIEELSEDSTEEPFTEEEGSADDEGSEEQASEKTVSADEKMLMEPASEDETSLAALHPAEPSEEEQEPLE; translated from the coding sequence ATGCCGCTTCGGCCCGTTCCTACTCCCGTTCGCCTGGGCAGCCGTTCGCTGCGATACCAGTCGAAGTTAGCGAAGTCCGGCTGGCAGGGTCCGCCGCGACGCCGGGTGTCCGCGTCTTCGGGTCGAGGCGAGTCGGCCGCCAACGACGATGAGAAAAAGCTCCGCCGCCTGGAAGCGGTGCTGTTCCTCGCCCGGGAACCACTTAACAGCCGCAAGCTCAGCCAGTACGCCACCCTGGCCGACGGCACCGAGGCGCGCACGCTCGTCCGACTGCTCAATCGGAAGTACGACCAGGCAGGCAGGGCCTTCAAAGTCGCCGAGTTGGGCGGCGGTTTTCAATTGCTCACCCGCTCGATTTTTTCCAAATGGCTGCAGCGGCTGCCGCACGTGCCGACTGCCTTGAGGCTGTCATCGCCGACGATGGAAACGCTGGCGGTGGTCGCCTACCGGCAACCGGTGCTGCGGGTCGACATCGAAGCGATCCGCGGCGTCAGCTGCGGCGAACTTCTGCGGCAACTGATGGAACGCGATCTGGTCAAGATCGGCGGCCGCAGCGAGGAACTGGGCCGTCCCTATTTGTACGCCACGACGGGGCGTTTTCTGCGGATGTTCGGCCTCCGCAGCCTGAACGATCTGCCGCGTGCCGACTGGGTCCGCAACGCCGTTCCTCCCGCCGCCGAAATCGAAGAGCTGAGCGAAGATTCGACCGAGGAACCATTCACCGAGGAGGAAGGTTCCGCCGACGACGAAGGAAGCGAGGAACAAGCCAGTGAGAAAACCGTTTCGGCAGATGAAAAAATGCTGATGGAGCCCGCCTCAGAAGACGAAACATCATTAGCCGCCCTGCACCCGGCAGAACCGTCCGAAGAGGAACAAGAGCCGTTGGAATAA
- a CDS encoding 4a-hydroxytetrahydrobiopterin dehydratase, with translation MDIRTTEELTAVKCKPCEGGVAPTTREEAEQQLTRLAGWRLTHEGKRIRKEWTVKNFMAGMRFFEKVAEVAESDGHHPDLHLEGYRNVAIELWTHAIGGLSENDFILAAKIDALPIEEKKS, from the coding sequence ATGGATATTCGCACCACCGAAGAGCTGACCGCCGTGAAATGCAAACCGTGCGAAGGCGGCGTCGCCCCCACGACGCGGGAAGAAGCGGAGCAACAATTGACCCGGCTGGCAGGCTGGCGACTTACCCATGAAGGGAAACGGATCCGCAAGGAGTGGACCGTAAAAAACTTCATGGCCGGCATGCGATTCTTCGAGAAAGTCGCCGAAGTGGCCGAAAGCGACGGGCACCATCCGGACTTGCATCTGGAAGGGTACCGGAATGTGGCGATCGAGTTATGGACGCACGCGATCGGCGGCCTGAGCGAGAACGACTTCATCCTGGCCGCCAAAATCGACGCCTTGCCGATCGAAGAGAAAAAGAGCTAG
- a CDS encoding tyrosine-protein phosphatase, whose translation MSHKFYDIHCHILPAIDDGSSSWEMTFAMAKLAVADGVAAIVCTPHQLGTNSQNKGDHIRLLVAETQRRLDKRGIALQLLPGADVRIEPEMMSQLRTGEVVSLGDHRKHVLLELPHELYFPIDNVLDSLARQKMIGILSHPERNEGILKDRSVLEPLVENGCQMQITAGSLLGEFGPRPRDFSEWMLREGLVHFLASDAHGLKSRRPGLRKAFERAAEIVGEEEAFNLCSVHPQAVAEGRRTPSGFRPVVHTAKPNWFSRIFLRQAS comes from the coding sequence GTGTCGCACAAATTTTACGATATCCATTGCCATATACTGCCCGCGATTGATGACGGCTCTTCCTCCTGGGAAATGACGTTTGCGATGGCCAAATTGGCGGTCGCCGACGGCGTGGCGGCCATCGTCTGCACGCCGCACCAGTTGGGGACCAACTCCCAGAACAAAGGCGACCACATTCGCCTGCTGGTCGCAGAAACGCAGCGCCGCCTCGACAAACGCGGCATCGCCCTGCAGCTCCTGCCTGGCGCCGATGTGCGGATCGAACCGGAAATGATGAGCCAGCTGCGCACCGGCGAAGTCGTCTCGCTGGGCGATCATCGCAAGCACGTACTGCTGGAACTGCCGCACGAACTGTACTTCCCGATCGACAACGTGCTGGACTCGCTGGCGCGGCAGAAAATGATCGGCATTCTGTCCCACCCGGAACGGAACGAAGGCATTTTGAAAGACCGCAGCGTCCTGGAGCCGCTGGTCGAAAACGGCTGTCAGATGCAAATTACGGCCGGCTCCCTGCTGGGCGAATTCGGTCCGCGTCCCCGCGATTTCTCGGAATGGATGCTCCGCGAGGGACTGGTGCATTTCCTGGCCAGCGACGCTCATGGTCTCAAATCGCGTCGCCCGGGCTTGCGGAAAGCGTTCGAAAGGGCCGCCGAGATCGTCGGCGAAGAGGAAGCCTTTAACCTGTGCAGCGTTCATCCCCAGGCGGTGGCCGAAGGACGCAGAACGCCGTCCGGCTTTCGCCCGGTGGTGCATACCGCCAAACCGAACTGGTTCTCCCGCATCTTCCTGCGGCAAGCGTCGTAG
- the tpx gene encoding thiol peroxidase — protein MSRPEAVTFKGNALTLAGQELAAGQSAPDFTLHFYKDGLKTLTLADLKGKPSLVSVVPSLDTGVCAIQTKKFNEELAGLGDKVNAVTVSLDLPFAQGRFCGAENITNMRTASDYQNRNFGESWGLLIEELKLLARAVYVLDADGKVVYAEVCPEVTSEPNYDAALQALKSA, from the coding sequence ATGTCGCGCCCCGAAGCAGTGACCTTCAAAGGGAATGCCCTCACCCTGGCCGGACAGGAACTTGCCGCAGGCCAGTCGGCTCCCGACTTTACCCTGCACTTTTATAAAGACGGCTTGAAAACACTGACCCTCGCCGACCTGAAAGGGAAGCCGAGTCTGGTCAGCGTCGTTCCCTCGCTCGATACGGGCGTCTGTGCGATCCAGACCAAAAAATTCAACGAAGAGCTCGCCGGTCTGGGCGACAAGGTGAATGCGGTAACCGTCAGCCTGGATCTCCCGTTTGCCCAGGGCCGCTTTTGCGGTGCGGAAAACATCACCAACATGCGCACCGCCAGCGACTATCAGAACCGCAACTTCGGCGAGAGCTGGGGCCTGCTGATCGAAGAGCTGAAGCTGCTGGCCCGCGCCGTGTATGTTCTCGACGCCGACGGCAAGGTGGTTTACGCCGAAGTCTGTCCTGAAGTCACCAGCGAACCGAACTACGACGCTGCGCTCCAGGCTCTGAAGAGCGCCTGA
- a CDS encoding serine/threonine-protein kinase: MTTPGPQSYSGIYLSKTDTDLPDRFSNDFAKYSNFRELAGGGNGVLIACNDNNLGRKVVIKKLAPEHRQDARARRRLLREARVTAQLTHPNTVPVHEIGLTDEGDLYFTMKKIEGEDLFRILSKIARSERKANEANPLDELLGILLQASNALSYAHSRGVIHRDIKPENILVGMFGDVFLMDWGVAKVWGMPNEGSEDEIPRTDLHDRLTSPGKRPGTPLYMSPEQVRDKVVDERSDIFSMGVVLYETLALKEPFRGANINETFANILDYDPPPPSSVAKHWAVPKALDEICAKAMQKNPRDRYQMMREMIRDINRFRAEAIAAPPE, from the coding sequence ATGACGACCCCAGGTCCTCAATCGTATTCCGGCATTTATCTATCCAAAACGGATACCGATCTGCCTGATCGTTTCAGCAACGACTTCGCCAAGTACAGCAATTTTCGCGAGCTGGCAGGCGGCGGGAATGGCGTGCTGATCGCCTGCAACGATAACAACCTGGGCCGCAAGGTTGTCATCAAAAAACTGGCTCCCGAGCATCGCCAGGACGCCCGCGCCCGGCGCCGCCTGTTGCGTGAAGCCCGCGTTACGGCCCAGCTAACGCATCCCAATACCGTCCCCGTGCACGAAATCGGCCTGACCGATGAAGGGGACCTGTACTTCACCATGAAGAAGATCGAAGGGGAGGACCTGTTTCGCATCCTTTCCAAGATCGCCCGCAGCGAACGCAAGGCAAACGAAGCCAACCCGCTGGATGAACTGCTGGGTATTTTACTGCAGGCCAGCAACGCCCTCAGTTACGCCCATAGCCGGGGGGTGATCCACCGCGATATCAAGCCGGAGAACATCCTGGTCGGCATGTTCGGCGATGTCTTCCTGATGGACTGGGGCGTCGCCAAAGTCTGGGGCATGCCGAACGAAGGCTCCGAAGACGAAATCCCCCGCACGGATCTGCACGATCGACTGACTTCGCCCGGCAAGCGGCCCGGCACTCCGTTATATATGTCGCCCGAACAGGTGCGCGACAAAGTGGTCGACGAACGGTCGGACATTTTCAGCATGGGCGTCGTACTGTACGAAACGCTCGCCCTGAAAGAGCCGTTCCGCGGGGCTAACATCAACGAGACGTTTGCGAACATCCTCGACTACGATCCGCCGCCGCCCAGCAGTGTCGCCAAACATTGGGCCGTACCGAAAGCGCTGGACGAAATCTGCGCCAAGGCAATGCAGAAGAACCCACGGGATCGTTATCAGATGATGCGAGAAATGATTCGCGACATTAATCGTTTTCGCGCCGAAGCGATCGCCGCCCCGCCCGAGTAA
- a CDS encoding glutamine synthetase beta-grasp domain-containing protein, with translation MVAKLEYIWLDGYKPTQSLRSKTMVRKNFGGKLEECPTWSFDGSSTQQASGGSSDLLLKPVALYPDPDRKNSFLVMTEVLNADGTPHETNGRATIDDDDEDFWFGFEQEYFLWKLDTNLPPGFPVGGYPGPQGPYYCSVGAKNAFGRDCVEEHLDLCLDVGLNVEGINAEVAAGQWEFQVFAKSAKRAGDQTWMARYLLERTGEKYGYAIQWHPKPFGKLDWNGSGMHANFSNGVMRENGDKEVFIKICERFGQHIPRHIDVYGADNNQRLTGEHETQAIDKFSYGISDRGASIRIPVSTIEDGWKGRLEDRRPASNADPYKVAAAIVKTVKEAEAAVGAL, from the coding sequence ATGGTTGCAAAGTTGGAATATATTTGGCTCGATGGTTACAAGCCGACTCAGAGCCTGCGTTCGAAAACCATGGTCCGAAAAAACTTCGGGGGAAAACTCGAAGAATGCCCCACGTGGTCCTTTGACGGCAGTTCGACCCAGCAGGCCAGCGGCGGTTCGTCGGACCTGCTGCTCAAGCCGGTCGCCCTGTATCCGGATCCGGATCGAAAAAACAGCTTCCTGGTGATGACCGAAGTTCTGAACGCCGATGGCACGCCGCACGAAACCAATGGTCGCGCCACCATCGACGACGACGATGAAGATTTCTGGTTCGGCTTTGAGCAGGAGTATTTCCTCTGGAAGCTCGACACCAACCTGCCCCCGGGTTTTCCCGTCGGCGGTTATCCGGGCCCGCAGGGACCTTACTACTGCTCCGTCGGCGCCAAGAACGCGTTTGGTCGCGACTGCGTTGAGGAACACCTGGACCTGTGCCTGGACGTCGGTTTGAATGTCGAAGGCATCAACGCCGAAGTGGCCGCCGGCCAGTGGGAATTCCAGGTTTTCGCCAAGAGCGCCAAACGCGCCGGCGACCAGACCTGGATGGCCCGCTACCTGCTGGAGCGGACGGGCGAAAAATATGGTTACGCCATTCAGTGGCACCCCAAACCGTTCGGCAAGCTGGACTGGAACGGTTCCGGCATGCACGCCAACTTCTCCAACGGCGTGATGCGTGAAAACGGCGACAAAGAAGTGTTTATCAAAATCTGCGAACGCTTCGGCCAGCACATTCCCCGTCATATCGACGTCTACGGCGCCGACAACAACCAGCGTTTGACGGGCGAACACGAAACGCAAGCGATCGACAAATTCAGCTACGGCATTTCGGACCGCGGCGCCTCGATCCGCATCCCGGTCAGCACGATTGAAGACGGCTGGAAAGGCCGCCTTGAAGATCGTCGCCCGGCGTCGAATGCTGACCCGTACAAAGTGGCCGCGGCGATCGTGAAAACGGTCAAAGAAGCCGAAGCCGCTGTCGGCGCTCTGTAG
- a CDS encoding RraA family protein encodes MPISPEMLAQLAKYDTPTICNIIELFDVRPRNRGYMDSRIKCNFPEMKPMVGFAATACFRSDAPPVGGDAYGSIQQQIAQFPDLPGPAIVVFQDLDDPPVAAVFGEVMCTTYQAFGAAGLVTNGAGRDLDQVREIGFPVFTGSTCCAHAYCHSLHIGIPVRVGGLMVNQGDLLHGDVNGVTSIPIDLVPRLLDVADEFVGLEAILLDYVKGEGVKSVDKFSELRVKFQGEVKKLRDRVLSQ; translated from the coding sequence ATGCCGATCTCTCCTGAAATGCTGGCCCAGCTGGCAAAGTACGACACGCCGACGATTTGCAATATCATTGAACTCTTCGATGTACGACCCCGCAATCGCGGATACATGGACTCCCGTATCAAGTGCAACTTTCCCGAGATGAAGCCGATGGTTGGCTTTGCCGCCACCGCCTGCTTCCGCTCCGATGCGCCCCCGGTCGGCGGCGATGCGTACGGATCGATCCAGCAGCAAATCGCACAATTTCCCGATCTGCCGGGCCCGGCGATTGTGGTCTTCCAGGACCTTGATGACCCGCCGGTCGCCGCCGTTTTTGGCGAAGTCATGTGCACCACCTACCAGGCCTTTGGCGCTGCCGGGCTGGTCACCAACGGAGCCGGTCGCGACCTGGACCAGGTTCGCGAAATCGGCTTCCCCGTGTTCACCGGCTCGACCTGCTGCGCCCATGCCTATTGCCATTCGCTGCATATCGGCATCCCGGTGCGGGTCGGCGGCCTGATGGTCAACCAGGGCGACTTGCTGCATGGCGACGTCAACGGCGTCACCAGCATTCCGATCGACCTCGTCCCGCGTCTGCTCGACGTGGCGGATGAATTCGTCGGTCTGGAAGCGATCCTGCTCGACTACGTCAAAGGCGAAGGCGTCAAGAGTGTCGACAAATTCTCGGAGCTGCGGGTGAAGTTCCAGGGCGAAGTCAAAAAGCTCCGGGACCGCGTTCTTAGCCAGTAA
- a CDS encoding diacylglycerol kinase, translating into MSDIYQPPPRTWRKKFADALQGVGQGAWGQSSFAVHCAAATVVVLFASALQLNHYDWGLLLLCIAMVMSAELFNSAVELLAREVDRRHNPTVGKALDIASGAVLVAALGAACVGSLVLLPPLYRWIGAFAP; encoded by the coding sequence ATGAGTGATATCTACCAGCCGCCTCCGCGCACCTGGCGGAAAAAGTTCGCCGACGCGCTGCAGGGCGTCGGCCAGGGGGCCTGGGGGCAGAGCAGTTTCGCGGTGCACTGCGCGGCGGCCACCGTGGTGGTGCTGTTCGCCTCGGCCCTGCAGCTGAACCATTACGACTGGGGACTGCTGCTGCTGTGCATCGCCATGGTGATGTCGGCTGAGCTGTTCAACAGCGCCGTGGAACTGCTGGCGCGGGAGGTCGATCGACGCCATAATCCCACGGTGGGCAAAGCACTCGATATCGCCAGCGGGGCCGTGCTGGTAGCCGCCCTGGGAGCCGCGTGTGTCGGCTCCCTGGTGTTGTTGCCGCCCCTTTATCGATGGATTGGCGCCTTCGCGCCGTAG
- a CDS encoding P-II family nitrogen regulator, with protein sequence MRNEKVELTKVIVVTETQLEDEMLTHFKSLGIKGFTCMSCWGQGHHQVYDEPFIGHSQTRIEIVTTEAIADEIVDYCRQDAYENRAVSAYFELVQVRDPERFV encoded by the coding sequence ATGAGAAATGAAAAGGTTGAACTCACGAAAGTGATTGTGGTTACCGAAACCCAACTGGAAGATGAAATGCTGACCCATTTCAAAAGCCTGGGAATCAAAGGCTTCACCTGCATGAGCTGCTGGGGCCAGGGACATCACCAGGTGTATGACGAACCCTTTATCGGGCACTCGCAGACACGGATTGAAATCGTCACGACGGAAGCGATCGCCGACGAGATCGTCGATTACTGCCGCCAGGACGCATACGAAAACAGGGCCGTTTCCGCGTACTTTGAACTGGTGCAAGTTCGCGATCCGGAACGGTTTGTCTGA
- a CDS encoding sodium-dependent bicarbonate transport family permease translates to MPDLVHEFLNNFAHNLFKPLLLFFYMGFLIPILKVPFEFPKVLYQSLTLYLLIAIGWHGGEELASLSTKEFGQAGGFMVIGFFTNLLIGIVAYFLLRAGTRLRKIDAATVAGFYGSDSAGTFVTCVGVLGAGVVAIPYAAYMPVMLAIMEIPGCLVALYLVSRLRAQGMDVHGNMEGEEGYISAEADAGSVLDVEERRYANSASSTGSSKAYRAQGGGSSTAVAEPTTMGKYVEAARSGERSGQGAGFGSHGGHEGKPANSHSIFSLKMMHEVFLNPGLFLLFGGIVIGFVGRSQGVKVTADDDKLFVSLFHPILCLFLLEMGITACRRLRDLRTAGWRFIAFAILGPNVFAAIGICIAHLYSMALGEPFDIGTYALFAVLCGAASYIAVPAVQRLAIPEASPTLPLAASLGLTFTYNVTIGIPVYILMAQSVTAAFPVEMVS, encoded by the coding sequence ATGCCAGACTTAGTGCACGAGTTTTTGAACAACTTCGCCCATAACTTGTTCAAACCGCTGCTGCTCTTCTTTTACATGGGATTTCTGATTCCCATTCTCAAGGTGCCCTTTGAGTTTCCGAAGGTGCTGTACCAGTCGCTGACGTTGTATCTGTTGATTGCGATTGGCTGGCACGGCGGTGAAGAGCTGGCTTCCTTGTCGACGAAAGAGTTCGGCCAGGCCGGCGGCTTCATGGTCATCGGATTTTTCACCAATCTTCTGATTGGCATCGTGGCGTACTTTCTGCTGCGGGCGGGGACCAGGCTTCGCAAAATCGACGCCGCTACTGTTGCCGGTTTTTACGGTTCTGATTCGGCGGGCACCTTTGTGACCTGCGTGGGCGTGCTGGGAGCGGGCGTTGTCGCTATCCCTTATGCCGCCTACATGCCAGTGATGCTGGCCATCATGGAAATTCCCGGCTGCCTGGTGGCCTTGTATCTGGTGTCGCGACTGCGTGCACAAGGGATGGACGTGCATGGCAACATGGAAGGCGAAGAAGGCTATATCTCTGCGGAAGCCGACGCCGGCAGCGTGCTGGATGTCGAAGAAAGGCGTTACGCCAACTCCGCCAGCTCCACGGGTTCCTCCAAGGCTTACCGCGCCCAGGGCGGCGGTTCTTCCACCGCGGTTGCCGAACCAACCACCATGGGGAAATATGTCGAAGCGGCCAGATCGGGCGAACGGTCCGGTCAGGGAGCCGGCTTCGGATCGCATGGCGGCCACGAGGGGAAACCGGCGAACAGCCACAGCATTTTCAGCTTGAAAATGATGCACGAGGTGTTCCTGAATCCCGGCTTGTTCCTGTTGTTCGGCGGGATTGTCATTGGCTTTGTCGGCCGCAGCCAGGGCGTTAAAGTGACGGCCGACGACGACAAGCTTTTTGTGAGCTTGTTCCACCCCATTCTCTGCCTGTTCCTGCTGGAGATGGGCATCACCGCTTGCCGCCGCCTGCGGGACTTGCGCACAGCAGGCTGGCGGTTCATTGCCTTTGCGATTCTGGGTCCGAACGTGTTCGCCGCGATCGGCATTTGCATCGCTCACCTGTACAGCATGGCCCTGGGCGAGCCGTTCGACATTGGTACTTACGCGTTGTTCGCCGTGCTCTGCGGGGCCGCCTCGTACATCGCAGTGCCTGCCGTCCAGCGCCTGGCGATTCCCGAAGCCAGCCCAACCTTGCCGCTGGCGGCTTCGCTGGGTTTGACCTTTACCTATAACGTCACGATCGGAATCCCGGTTTACATCCTGATGGCCCAGTCGGTCACGGCCGCGTTTCCCGTCGAAATGGTGAGTTAG